Proteins encoded together in one Fibrobacter sp. UWP2 window:
- a CDS encoding RsmB/NOP family class I SAM-dependent RNA methyltransferase translates to MMEFFDYFEQVYAERWPALLEALKGEGRAVELRFDGAAEPYYLDEASVFAAKTLSVEPGMAVLDMCAAPGGKSLILASMLKGEGSLQCNDRSPDRRIRLSHVLENSLPPEWRTNITVTGYDGVKFGLHKKESYDRILLDAPCSSDRHVLASPTHLAEWSSKRVKRLSVEQGSLLASACDALKPGGELVYGTCALAPLENDAVVAKILKKRPAMEIVQVEELPEGADRTELGVHVLPDRTHGCGPIYCAKLRKRDV, encoded by the coding sequence ATGATGGAGTTTTTTGACTACTTCGAGCAGGTGTACGCAGAACGCTGGCCGGCGCTTTTAGAGGCCTTGAAGGGCGAGGGCAGAGCCGTGGAACTCAGGTTCGACGGCGCCGCGGAGCCGTATTACCTGGACGAGGCCTCGGTCTTTGCCGCGAAAACCCTCTCGGTGGAACCGGGAATGGCTGTTCTGGACATGTGCGCCGCCCCGGGGGGCAAGTCCCTGATACTGGCTTCCATGCTCAAGGGCGAGGGGAGCCTCCAGTGCAACGACCGCTCCCCGGATAGGCGGATTCGCCTGTCGCATGTGCTCGAGAACTCGCTCCCGCCCGAGTGGCGCACGAACATAACCGTGACCGGTTACGACGGTGTGAAGTTCGGCCTTCACAAAAAGGAGTCGTACGACCGCATTTTGCTGGACGCCCCGTGTTCTTCGGATAGGCACGTGCTCGCCTCGCCGACGCACCTCGCCGAGTGGTCCAGCAAGCGAGTGAAAAGGCTTTCGGTGGAGCAGGGCTCACTATTGGCTTCGGCCTGTGACGCTTTAAAGCCGGGAGGCGAACTGGTGTACGGCACTTGTGCGCTGGCTCCGCTCGAAAACGATGCCGTGGTGGCGAAGATTTTAAAAAAGCGACCCGCCATGGAAATAGTCCAAGTTGAAGAATTGCCCGAGGGCGCTGACCGCACGGAACTGGGCGTCCACGTGTTGCCAGACCGCACTCACGGCTGCGGTCCCATATATTGTGCCAAGCTCAGGAAACGCGACGTTTGA